In Nocardioides sp. zg-1228, a single window of DNA contains:
- a CDS encoding VOC family protein, with translation MDQRLSFITLVVGDLEVTRKFYVDGLGWEPELHEVGEVLMFRVADKVVLSLWAESFFVEEVGKTPTRGGVPPITLAHNLATRAGVDTVLEQARTAGAAHVREATEREWGGYSGYFADPDGFRWEVAYNPGAIGQSVLP, from the coding sequence ATGGACCAGCGCCTCAGCTTCATCACCCTCGTCGTGGGCGACCTCGAGGTGACCCGAAAGTTCTACGTCGACGGCCTCGGCTGGGAGCCCGAGCTCCACGAGGTCGGTGAGGTGCTGATGTTCCGGGTCGCCGACAAGGTCGTGCTGAGCCTCTGGGCCGAGTCGTTCTTCGTCGAGGAGGTGGGCAAGACGCCGACGCGCGGTGGCGTGCCGCCGATCACCCTGGCCCACAACCTCGCCACCAGGGCGGGCGTGGACACCGTGCTCGAGCAGGCACGCACGGCCGGAGCGGCGCACGTACGGGAGGCCACCGAGCGCGAGTGGGGCGGCTACTCCGGCTACTTCGCCGACCCCGACGGATTCCGCTGGGAGGTCGCCTACAACCCCGGCGCGATCGGGCAGTCGGTGCTCCCGTGA
- a CDS encoding helix-turn-helix transcriptional regulator: MGMGSGSTTWRDDASSAEMAEWTEQEWEWFEMGPFDGGIPGLVRRVRRILEVSQRGLAALIDVSQSVVARWETGRTSPRACVLHELLRMAGLTVTYRDEETGEEVTPMRDDGARTHGGSRFPAHADLRATGWWTPRPLMTTMVEYHRARDRSRARRDPSIRATTCPFWRRLLRLVHGTPDDHPSVWQLAAEAEHLDERREERLGVPVRHRARPRERATSLTA, from the coding sequence ATGGGAATGGGGAGCGGGAGCACGACGTGGCGCGACGACGCGTCCAGCGCGGAGATGGCGGAGTGGACCGAGCAGGAGTGGGAGTGGTTCGAGATGGGGCCGTTCGACGGCGGGATACCCGGCCTGGTCCGCCGGGTCAGGCGGATCCTGGAGGTCTCCCAGCGCGGGCTGGCCGCGCTGATCGACGTCTCGCAGTCGGTGGTGGCGCGGTGGGAGACCGGGCGCACCAGTCCGCGGGCGTGCGTGCTGCACGAGCTGCTCAGGATGGCCGGCCTCACCGTGACCTACCGCGACGAGGAGACGGGGGAGGAGGTGACGCCGATGCGGGACGACGGAGCCCGCACGCACGGCGGGAGCCGGTTCCCCGCCCACGCCGACCTGAGGGCGACCGGGTGGTGGACCCCGCGACCGCTGATGACGACGATGGTCGAGTACCACCGTGCGCGCGACCGCTCGCGGGCGCGGCGGGACCCGTCGATCCGAGCCACGACGTGCCCGTTCTGGCGACGCCTCCTGCGCTTGGTCCACGGCACCCCGGACGACCACCCGTCGGTGTGGCAGCTGGCCGCCGAGGCCGAGCATCTCGACGAACGTCGTGAGGAGCGCCTCGGCGTCCCGGTGAGACACCGTGCACGGCCCCGAGAGAGGGCTACTAGCCTGACGGCATGA
- a CDS encoding GNAT family protein: MSGTPRTNAHGQRIGRPVEWTPAAPPDPAVVLAGQGVRLEPAGPQHVDDLYASLCGEDDEPIWTYLAWERPRDRDGLAAIVAEGGADPGRVMYAIVPVETGRAAGFCSLMRIDPAMGTIEVGAIAFGRQLQRSRAATEAMALLMRHAFDDLGYRRYEWKCDSLNAPSRRAAIRLGFIWEGRFRNAVVVKGRNRDTDWFSITDREWPRVRQALADWLDDRNFDAMGRQRVRLAARPPEPAAPQEQ, translated from the coding sequence ATGAGCGGCACCCCGAGGACCAACGCCCACGGCCAGCGCATCGGTCGACCGGTCGAGTGGACCCCCGCCGCCCCGCCCGACCCCGCCGTGGTGCTCGCGGGACAGGGCGTGCGCCTCGAGCCCGCCGGCCCCCAGCACGTCGACGACCTCTACGCGTCCTTGTGCGGCGAGGACGACGAGCCGATCTGGACCTACCTGGCGTGGGAGCGCCCGCGCGACCGCGACGGGCTCGCCGCCATCGTCGCGGAGGGCGGCGCCGACCCGGGCCGGGTGATGTACGCGATCGTCCCCGTCGAGACCGGCCGGGCAGCGGGATTCTGCTCCCTGATGCGCATCGACCCCGCGATGGGCACGATCGAGGTGGGCGCCATCGCGTTCGGCCGCCAGCTCCAGCGCAGCCGCGCCGCCACCGAGGCGATGGCGCTCCTCATGCGCCACGCGTTCGACGACCTCGGCTACCGCCGCTACGAGTGGAAGTGCGACAGCCTGAACGCCCCCTCGCGCCGGGCCGCCATCCGGCTGGGGTTCATCTGGGAGGGCCGGTTCCGCAACGCCGTGGTCGTCAAGGGACGCAACCGCGACACCGACTGGTTCTCGATCACCGACCGCGAGTGGCCGCGTGTGCGCCAGGCCCTCGCCGACTGGCTCGACGACCGCAACTTCGACGCCATGGGGCGCCAGCGCGTCCGCCTGGCCGCCCGTCCGCCCGAGCCCGCCGCCCCCCAGGAGCAGTGA
- the ilvD gene encoding dihydroxy-acid dehydratase, whose product MTHAADGPDIKPRSRDVTDGLEKAAARGMLRAVGMGDDDWEKPQIGVASSWNEITPCNLSLDRLAKAVKNGVHAAGGFPLEFGTISVSDGISMGHEGMHFSLVSREVIADSVETVMMAERLDGSVLLAGCDKSLPGMLMAAARLDLASVFLYAGTIMPGQVDGKDVTIIDAFEAVGACLAGKISREKVDEIERAICPGEGACGGAYTANTMASVAEALGMSLPGSSSPPAVDRRRDGFAHKSGEAVVNMLRQGITARQIMTRPAFENAIAMAMALGGSTNAVLHLLAIAREAEVDLTLDDFTRIGRNVPHLADMKPFGRFVWTDFDRVGGIPVLLRALLDAGHLHGDVLTCTGKTMAENLADLDPKPLDGEILRQLDRPIHATGGLTILKGSLAPEGAVVKSAGFDDSTFTGTARVFDGERKALDALAEGTITAGDVVVIRYEGPKGGPGMREMLAITGAIKGAGLGKDVLLITDGRFSGGTTGLCVGHIAPEASDGGPIAFLRDGDQITLDVANMTLDVHVDETELAARAEGWEPLPPKYTRGVLGKYRKVVQSAAHGAVCY is encoded by the coding sequence ATGACGCACGCAGCCGACGGACCCGACATCAAGCCCCGCAGTCGCGACGTCACAGACGGGCTCGAGAAGGCCGCGGCCCGGGGCATGCTGCGGGCGGTCGGCATGGGCGACGACGACTGGGAGAAGCCCCAGATCGGCGTCGCGTCCAGCTGGAACGAGATCACCCCCTGCAACCTCTCCCTCGACCGGCTGGCCAAGGCGGTCAAGAACGGGGTGCACGCGGCGGGCGGCTTCCCGCTGGAGTTCGGCACGATCTCGGTGTCCGACGGCATCTCGATGGGCCACGAGGGCATGCACTTCTCGCTGGTGAGCCGCGAGGTCATCGCCGACTCCGTGGAGACCGTGATGATGGCCGAGCGCCTCGACGGCTCCGTCCTGCTCGCCGGGTGCGACAAGTCGCTGCCGGGCATGCTGATGGCTGCCGCGCGCCTCGACCTGGCCAGCGTCTTCCTCTACGCCGGGACGATCATGCCCGGGCAGGTCGACGGCAAGGACGTCACCATCATCGACGCCTTCGAGGCGGTCGGCGCGTGCCTGGCCGGCAAGATCAGCCGCGAGAAGGTCGACGAGATCGAGCGGGCCATCTGTCCCGGCGAGGGCGCGTGCGGAGGCGCCTACACCGCCAACACGATGGCCAGCGTCGCCGAGGCGCTCGGCATGTCGCTGCCGGGCAGCTCGAGCCCGCCGGCCGTCGACCGCCGCCGCGACGGCTTCGCCCACAAGTCCGGCGAGGCCGTGGTCAACATGCTGCGACAGGGCATCACCGCCCGCCAGATCATGACCCGCCCGGCCTTCGAGAACGCCATCGCGATGGCCATGGCGCTCGGCGGCTCCACCAACGCCGTGCTCCACCTCCTCGCGATCGCCCGCGAGGCCGAGGTCGACCTGACCCTCGACGACTTCACCCGCATCGGCCGCAACGTCCCGCACCTGGCCGACATGAAGCCGTTCGGCCGCTTCGTGTGGACCGACTTCGACCGCGTCGGCGGCATCCCGGTGCTGCTGCGCGCGCTGCTCGACGCCGGGCACCTGCACGGCGACGTCCTCACCTGCACCGGCAAGACGATGGCGGAGAACCTCGCCGACCTCGACCCCAAGCCGCTCGACGGCGAGATCCTGCGCCAGCTCGACCGCCCGATCCACGCCACCGGCGGCCTGACCATCCTCAAGGGCTCGCTCGCGCCCGAGGGGGCGGTCGTCAAGAGCGCAGGCTTCGACGACTCCACCTTCACCGGCACGGCCCGGGTCTTCGACGGCGAGCGCAAGGCACTCGACGCGCTCGCCGAGGGCACGATCACCGCCGGCGACGTCGTGGTGATCCGCTACGAAGGTCCCAAGGGCGGCCCGGGCATGCGCGAGATGCTCGCCATCACCGGCGCGATCAAGGGCGCCGGCCTCGGCAAGGACGTCCTGCTGATCACCGACGGCCGGTTCTCCGGCGGCACCACCGGGCTCTGCGTGGGCCACATCGCGCCGGAGGCCAGCGACGGCGGACCGATCGCGTTCCTGCGCGACGGCGACCAGATCACGCTCGACGTGGCCAACATGACCCTCGACGTGCACGTCGACGAGACCGAGCTGGCGGCGCGCGCCGAGGGCTGGGAGCCGCTGCCGCCGAAGTACACCCGCGGGGTGCTCGGCAAGTACCGCAAGGTGGTCCAGAGCGCCGCGCACGGGGCGGTCTGCTACTGA
- the kynU gene encoding kynureninase: MTAAELDAADPLARFRDRFVGAASDLVYFDGNSLGRPVAATADRLVSFVEQDWGGRLIRGWDEQWMQLPTTLGDDLARTCLGAGAGQTAIGDSTTVWLYKLMRAAVDHAVRTDPARTEIVVDTDNFPTDRYVAEGIAAERGLTLRWIEVDTAEGVTADQLREAVGERTALVVLNHVAYRSAWLADAAELTRISHDAGALVLWDLCHSAGAVPVALDAWDVDLAVGCTYKYLNGGPGSPAFGYVNARLHDELTQPIQGWMGHADPFLMGPGYTPAPGIRRFISGTPPILGMVAMQSMLELVEDAGIEAVRAKSVALTSYAVELADASLPEVTLASPRDPARRGGHVTLHHDRMREVTALLWQRDVIPDYRDPGGLRIGLSPLSTSFEEVERGVAAVAEALRETAR, translated from the coding sequence ATGACCGCAGCAGAGCTCGACGCCGCCGACCCGCTCGCCCGCTTCCGGGACCGGTTCGTCGGTGCCGCGAGCGACCTCGTCTACTTCGACGGCAACTCCCTGGGGCGTCCCGTCGCCGCCACGGCCGACCGGCTGGTCTCCTTCGTGGAGCAGGACTGGGGCGGGCGCCTGATCCGCGGCTGGGACGAGCAGTGGATGCAGCTGCCGACGACCCTCGGCGACGACCTGGCCCGCACCTGCCTGGGCGCGGGCGCCGGCCAGACCGCCATCGGTGACTCCACCACGGTGTGGCTCTACAAGCTGATGCGGGCCGCGGTCGACCACGCCGTGCGCACCGACCCGGCTCGCACCGAGATCGTCGTCGACACCGACAACTTCCCGACCGACCGCTACGTCGCCGAGGGCATCGCCGCCGAGCGCGGGCTGACCCTGCGCTGGATCGAGGTCGACACCGCCGAGGGCGTCACCGCCGACCAGCTCCGCGAGGCGGTCGGTGAGCGCACCGCGCTGGTCGTGCTCAACCACGTCGCCTACCGCTCGGCCTGGCTGGCCGACGCCGCCGAGCTCACCCGCATCAGCCACGACGCCGGCGCGCTGGTGCTGTGGGACCTGTGCCACTCGGCCGGCGCCGTGCCCGTGGCCCTCGACGCGTGGGACGTCGACCTGGCCGTCGGCTGCACCTACAAGTACCTCAACGGCGGGCCCGGCTCGCCCGCGTTCGGCTACGTCAACGCCCGTCTCCACGACGAGCTCACCCAGCCGATCCAGGGCTGGATGGGCCACGCCGACCCGTTCCTGATGGGCCCCGGCTACACCCCGGCACCCGGGATCCGCAGGTTCATCTCCGGCACCCCGCCGATCCTGGGCATGGTCGCGATGCAGAGCATGCTCGAGCTGGTCGAGGACGCCGGCATCGAGGCGGTCCGCGCCAAGTCCGTCGCGCTGACGTCGTACGCCGTCGAGCTGGCCGACGCGTCCCTGCCCGAGGTCACCCTCGCCTCGCCCCGCGACCCGGCCCGCCGCGGCGGCCACGTGACCCTGCACCACGACCGGATGCGCGAGGTCACCGCGCTGCTGTGGCAGCGCGACGTCATCCCCGACTACCGCGACCCGGGCGGGCTGCGCATCGGGCTCTCGCCCCTGTCGACGTCCTTCGAGGAGGTCGAGCGCGGCGTCGCCGCGGTCGCCGAGGCCCTGCGGGAGACCGCGCGATGA